In Acidobacteriota bacterium, the DNA window TTCTTGAACGAGAAGCTGGGCGAGGCTTTCGAGAAGACTCCCGGCGTGGCACGCAAAATTATTCAGAAAGCCATCGAAGCCGCCCGTGCTCGCGAAGCGGCGCGCAAGGCCCGTGATCTGACGCGGCGCAAGGGAGCGCTCGATTCCGGCTCGCTTCCCGGCAAGCTGGCCGACTGCCAGGAGCGCGATCCCTCGAAGTGCGAGATCTTTCTCGTCGAGGGCGAATCAGCCGGCGGCACGGCCAAGCAGGGCCGCGACCGTAAGTATCAAGCCATCCTGCCGCTCAAGGGCAAAATCCTTAACGTGGAAAAAGCGCGCTACGACAAGATGCTCGGCCACGAGGAAATCCGCAACATGATTACGGCCGTGGGCACCGGCATCGGCAAAGATGACTTTGATGTGGCCAAGCTGCGCTACCACAAGGTCATCATCATGACCGACGCCGACGTGGACGGCTCGCACATCCGCACGCTGCTGCTGACTTTTTTCTTCCGGCAGATGAAAGAGTTGATCGAGCGCGGCCACGTCTTCATCGCGCAGCCACCGCTCTATCGGCTGAAGAAGGGCCGCTCCGAGCGATACATCAAAAATGAAGCGGAATTCAACCGCGAGATCATGCGCCATGCCACCGAAGAGCGCGCGGTGCTGAACGCGGACAAGGATCAGTTGGAAGGCCGCCGTCTAACCAAATTTCTGGCGGACCTGGCAGAGTACGAGACGTTCTTCGATAAGCTCGACAAGCGTCTGCGTAACAAGCACGTGGTGGATCTGGTAGCCAAGTCGGACCTCGAAAAAAAATCCGACTTCACGGAAAAATCCAAGTTGGAGACTCTGGCCAGGAGCATTGATGCCTTGGGCGCGAAGACACGCGTGGTCTTCGACGAGGAACACAGCCTGCATGAACTGATCTTCGTGAATGGTTCGGGCGCCGAGAAGCGCATCAACTGGGAGTTGGCTTCGCTGCCCGAGTACAAGCGCCTGCGCGCACTATCGAAGGACATCGTGCCGCTCGACAAGCCGCCCTTCGTGTTGGTCCCGACGGTGGAGCAGAAGGCTGCGGAAAAGCCCGGAGACAAGCCTGCGCCGAGCCACGTCAGCGCGCGCGCGCTCCTCGATTTCGTAATTGATCAGGGCAAGAAGGACTTCACCGTTACGCGCTACAAGGGCCTGGGCGAAATGTCCGCGGAGCAATTGTGGGAAACCACCATGAACGCCGAGAAGCGCACGCTGCTGCAAGTCCGCTTGGACGACCTCGCCGAAGCCGAGACCATCTTCTCGACGCTCATGGGCGAAGACGTGGAAGTCCGCCGCAAATTCATCGAAGACAACGCCCTGGACGTGAAAAACCTCGACGTGTAATTGACGCCGGATTTGATTTATAATCGCCAGCCATGGAACTGAACGAGCAAACCCTTGATCAAATCCTAACGTGGCAGCGTGTGCTTCTTGATCACACGGTGCGAGAAGTGGAAGGATGTTTCGAGCACTTCATGGGTCTGTAAGTCGAGGCGCGGCCGTAGCGCCAGCGCCGCCGCCCCATTCGTTTTCTTTTATTTCCCAAAACAAACTGGAATGAGTTGGACGTCTAGCGCACGGCCATGCCGGTCTTTATTTCTTCGATGATGGAGACGGCGACCGCGGTGGGGTCTTTGGCGTCGCGGATGGGGCGGCCCACGACGAGATAGTCGGCGCCGGCCT includes these proteins:
- the gyrB gene encoding DNA topoisomerase (ATP-hydrolyzing) subunit B, giving the protein MSDKDLEPGKHGTGHEEAYDADSIKVLGGMEAVRKRPAMYIGSTGPGGLHHLVYEVVDNSVDESLAGFCTEINVTIHSDNSVTVVDNGRGIPTEFHKGEGKSATEVVMTVLHAGGKFDTNSYKVSGGLHGVGVSVVNALSEALELEIWRDGYTWEQSYSRGAATTELKKAGKTAKRGTKITFRPDAQIFDTLDFNFDTLSQRLRELSFLNKGLTINLKDERSDKSHNFRYNGGIGEFVSHLNRGKAVLHDKPLYFEGTRNAGLSGSGGSIGDVEMEIAIQYNDSYSETVFAFANNINTVDGGTHLSGFRSALTRTINAYGTSAGLFKDVKENLSGDDVREGLVAVVSVKLPQPQFEGQTKGKLNSDIKGLVEAFLNEKLGEAFEKTPGVARKIIQKAIEAARAREAARKARDLTRRKGALDSGSLPGKLADCQERDPSKCEIFLVEGESAGGTAKQGRDRKYQAILPLKGKILNVEKARYDKMLGHEEIRNMITAVGTGIGKDDFDVAKLRYHKVIIMTDADVDGSHIRTLLLTFFFRQMKELIERGHVFIAQPPLYRLKKGRSERYIKNEAEFNREIMRHATEERAVLNADKDQLEGRRLTKFLADLAEYETFFDKLDKRLRNKHVVDLVAKSDLEKKSDFTEKSKLETLARSIDALGAKTRVVFDEEHSLHELIFVNGSGAEKRINWELASLPEYKRLRALSKDIVPLDKPPFVLVPTVEQKAAEKPGDKPAPSHVSARALLDFVIDQGKKDFTVTRYKGLGEMSAEQLWETTMNAEKRTLLQVRLDDLAEAETIFSTLMGEDVEVRRKFIEDNALDVKNLDV